From a region of the Mycobacteroides saopaulense genome:
- a CDS encoding DUF1802 family protein, giving the protein MTTALKEWSAVVHALLDGRQTVLLRKGGIHEKRFALTDSRFLLFPTAVHGHAERVRPEHRDLMERAAADSTEAEVVVRAGAEVVAAIEVYRPEALEAIAGLHIWTAKSIREDRLDFRPKHRLTALVVRAYPLVTPARIRRGDEHRGCSSWVQLEVEPQWAAPVRTESALTEVAQLVRESVGA; this is encoded by the coding sequence TGCTCGACGGCAGGCAGACGGTCCTGCTGCGGAAGGGCGGAATTCACGAGAAGCGTTTCGCGCTCACCGATTCACGCTTCCTCCTCTTTCCGACGGCCGTACACGGCCATGCCGAGCGGGTGCGGCCAGAGCATCGAGACCTAATGGAACGGGCAGCCGCCGATAGCACCGAAGCAGAAGTCGTGGTGCGCGCCGGGGCTGAAGTCGTCGCCGCGATCGAGGTCTACCGGCCCGAGGCGCTCGAAGCCATTGCCGGGCTGCACATCTGGACAGCCAAATCAATTCGCGAAGACCGCTTGGACTTTCGGCCCAAACACCGCCTGACGGCATTGGTGGTGCGTGCGTACCCGTTGGTCACCCCGGCACGAATTCGCCGTGGCGATGAACATCGCGGTTGCTCCAGCTGGGTGCAGCTGGAGGTCGAACCACAATGGGCAGCGCCGGTGCGCACGGAGTCCGCACTGACCGAGGTCGCTCAACTGGTCCGCGAGTCCGTCGGCGCGTGA